The Brassica napus cultivar Da-Ae chromosome C7, Da-Ae, whole genome shotgun sequence genome has a segment encoding these proteins:
- the LOC106356523 gene encoding nuclear transcription factor Y subunit C-5-like, whose amino-acid sequence MAEEEETTRPEFPITRVKKIMKVDKDINKINSEALHLVTYSTELFLRFLAEKSSVVAAEKKRKTVNLDHLRIAVKRHQPTSDFLLDSLPLPSAQPVRVTKTVSERNPPPVGTRRIDAFFSKGKAKVDSP is encoded by the coding sequence atggcggaagaagaagagacgacACGACCGGAGTTTCCAATCACAAGAGTGAAGAAGATAATGAAAGTCGACAAGGACATCAACAAAATCAACTCGGAAGCTCTTCACCTCGTCACTTACTCCACCGAGCTCTTCCTCCGCTTCCTCGCCGAGAAATCTTCCGTAGTTGCGGCGGAGAAGAAGCGAAAAACGGTTAACCTCGATCACCTGAGAATCGCCGTGAAGAGACACCAGCCCACGAGCGATTTTCTCCTCGACTCGCTCCCTCTCCCTTCCGCTCAGCCCGTCCGAGTCACTAAAACGGTGTCGGAGAGGAATCCGCCGCCTGTTGGGACCCGTCGCATCGACGCTTTCTTCAGTAAAGGCAAGGCGAAAGTTGATTCCCCTTAA
- the LOC106355336 gene encoding uncharacterized protein LOC106355336: protein MFFLDTEDRSCSSLMEILHQYKTSSNQLINTSKSSISFSPKILQVIRERVKSHLGIAQEGGVSKYLGLPEHFGRRKKDLFTSIVDQIKLKAAGWASSQLSSAGKLAMLKAVLTAKPSFAMSCFQLPVSLCSRIQSALTRFWWDASPDKKKMCWVAWDKITAPKALGDLGVRDIQAFNTTLLAKQVWRIVSKPECLLSRVLRGKYCSKKPFLQVDAPKAASHGWRSILVGRYLLITNLSKAIGDGEITRVWKDPWLSMELPSRPVGPMQEIHQDLFVADLLCRGTREWNIPMIQSILPQHVPEILRIKPSITGAEDSYVWLTSSSGVYSAKSGYYVATAMEIIDSTANQNYYKATWRCKTSPKLHLFLWKIAQGALALGENLAKRGLVSNVTCRHCGELETAEHIFLHCHFTRQI from the coding sequence ATGTTTTTCTTGGACACAGAAGACAGGAGCTGTTCCTCACTGATGGAGATACTACACCAGTACAAGACATCCTCTAACCAGCTTATCAACACCTCCAAATCTTCGATTTCCTTCTCACCAAAGATCCTGCAGGTAATACGGGAACGTGTTAAATCACACCTCGGGATTGCACAGGAAGGAGGAGTAAGTAAATATCTAGGACTCCCAGAACATTTCGGTCGACGAAAAAAAGATCTCTTCACAAGCATTGTGGACCAGATCAAACTGAAGGCTGCTGGCTGGGCATCAAGCCAACTCTCTAGTGCCGGCAAGCTAGCTATGTTGAAAGCGGTGCTGACTGCTAAACCATCCTTTGCGATGTCATGCTTCCAACTACCGGTGAGCTTGTGTAGTCGGATTCAGTCAGCCCTTACGAGATTTTGGTGGGATGCTTCTCCGGATAAAAAGAAAATGTGTTGGGTAGCTTGGGACAAAATCACGGCACCTAAAGCTTTGGGAGATTTAGGAGTAAGAGACATTCAAGCTTTTAATACGACTCTCCTTGCGAAGCAGGTCTGGAGGATAGTATCGAAACCAGAATGCTTATTATCAAGAGTGTTACGTGGAAAATATTGCAGTAAAAAGCCTTTCCTCCAAGTTGATGCACCGAAAGCCGCTTCCCATGGCTGGAGAAGCATTTTGGTGGGAAGATACCTACTGATAACAAACCTGAGCAAAGCCATTGGAGATGGAGAAATCACAAGAGTGTGGAAAGAtccatggttgagtatggaacTTCCGTCGAGACCAGTCGGCCCAATGCAGGAGATACACCAAGACCTCTTCGTCGCAGACCTCCTTTGTAGAGGAACGAGGGAATGGAACATACCTATGATACAGAGTATCCTACCCCAGCATGTACCGGAAATTCTGCGCATAAAGCCAAGTATCACAGGAGCGGAGGACTCCTATGTGTGGTTAACATCCAGTTCAGGTGTTTATTCAGCTAAGTCTGGATATTATGTGGCAACAGCAATGGAGATAATCGATTCCACAGCTAATCAGAACTACTACAAGGCGACATGGAGATGCAAGACTTCACCAAAACTTCACCTCTTCCTATGGAAAATAGCCCAGGGAGCTCTGGCTCTAGGAGAGAACCTAGCAAAGCGAGGACTTGTGTCCAACGTAACTTGTCGGCATTGTGGAGAACTCGAAACCGCTGAACATATCTTCCTACATTGCCATTTTACTAGACAGATATAG
- the LOC125589882 gene encoding uncharacterized protein LOC125589882, translated as MANIEKLQFPALKVTGENYVRWVTNVKPYLVIKKISEAIKVGNKSPPEHIAEAIIFLKKHLDENLTHDYGDVEDPAVLWQALKDRFDNQKEINLPHALEEWKTLRFQDFQRVRDYNSTILRIVAQLKYCGNPVTEAEMLDKTYNTFHKEHNVLSRIYRKCGYTKFSELMVTLMLAEKNDELLIKNHNSRPTGAKAFPEVNATAVEYSGRRNHTNRGRGRRFNNKRGKPYYPKSIRSNKWVRSEQPHKGKETEEDTTKKSETVCYRCGCKGHWSRTCRTPPHLCKLYQESIKGKAKEVNLTENVEGTSYLESSDFANELD; from the coding sequence atggcaaacatcgagaaactccagttcccggctctaaaagtaaccggcgaaaactatgtcagatgggtcacaaatgtgaaaccttatcttgtaataaaaaagatatctGAAGCTATaaaagtcggtaacaaatcgccacccgagcatatagccgaggcgataatcttcctgaagaagcacttagatgagaatctaactcacgactatggagacgttgaggacccagctgtactatggcaagccttgaaagacagattcgataatcaaaaggaaatcaatctccctcacgctcttgaagagtggaaaaccctgaggtttcaggatttccaaagggttagagattacaattccactatcttgaggatagttgcacaattaaaatattgtggtaaccctgtcaccgaagcagaaatgcttgacaagacatacaataccttccacaaagaacacaacgtcttatcccgaatttacagaaaatgtgggtacaccaaattttctgaattgatggtaacactcatgttggctgaaaagaacgatgagttactaatcaaaaaccataattcccgacccacgggagccaaggcatttcccgaagtgaatgctacggcggtagaatattcgggaaggagaaaccataccaatcgaggtcgtggtcggcgtttcaacaacaaacgtggaaagccttactatcctaaaagtattagatctaacaaatgggttagatctgaacaacctcataaaggcaaagaaaccgaagaggataccacaaagaaaagtgagactgtatgttacagatgtggatgtaaaggacattggtcccgtacctgtcgtactcccccacatttgtgcaagttatatcaagaatccataaaaggaaaggctaaagaggtgaacctcacggaaaacgttgaagggacctcataccttgaatcctctgatttcgcaaatgagctggactag
- the LOC106355338 gene encoding uncharacterized protein LOC106355338, producing MGRNIWWLFLNNEIRHIKSFTRYEVKDEEAALIFPKDPPWFKLWMVPVMMLFIFFIVVVILICRRCQNCRRGENSPSIHPISQNT from the coding sequence ATGGGAAGAAATATATGGTGGTTGTTCCTGAACAACGAGATAAGACACATCAAATCTTTTACACGGTACGAAGTTAAAGATGAAGAAGCTGCATTGATCTTCCCAAAAGATCCTCCATGGTTCAAGCTATGGATGGTTCCTGTGATGatgctttttattttctttatcgtTGTTGTTATATTAATTTGTCGACGTTGTCAAAATTGTCGCCGTGGCGAAAATTCTCCCAGCATCCATCCTATCTCCCAGAACACCTAA
- the BNAC07G16950D gene encoding uncharacterized protein BNAC07G16950D isoform X2, whose protein sequence is MKVDTDSVLVPLSVFIAVGYHVFLWNTFKHNPSRTSLGIDSSKRKSWFRDIKEGDDKTGMLAVQSLRNKKMVTILTASVSILILLSLAAVTNNAFKGSHLFTTADDIVFGSKNPTIFVLKYASTSVLLAVSFFFSSLAVSYLMDANFLINAIAKKHEGDCDYELTGTGSFREYTRLVLERGFFMAMIGNRVMCVSVPLLLWMFGPLPVFVSSLGLVWVLYQIDFPAVATISVCK, encoded by the exons ATGAAAGTGGACACAGACAGTGTTTTAGTGCCCTTGAGTGTGTTCATAGCAGTAGGATATCATGTCTTCCTCTGGAACACCTTCAAGCACAATCCTTCCCGTACTTCTCTTGGCATCGATTCCTCCAAACGCAAATCTTGGTTCCGTGACATCAAAGAG GGTGACGATAAAACAGGGATGTTGGCAGTGCAAAGCTTGAGGAACAAAAAAATGGTTACAATTCTCACTGCTTCAGTCTCCATTCTTATTTTGCTTTCTCTAGCTGCCGTTACTAACAACGCGTTCAAAGGGAGCCACCTCTTCACAACTGCGGACGACATTGTTTTTGGCTCCAAAAACCCTACAATCTTCGTCCTGAAGTATGCATCTACCTCTGTGCTTCTTGCAGTGAGCTTTTTCTTCAGCTCACTTGCCGTGAGTTACTTGATGGATGCCAATTTTCTCATAAACGCGATTGCTAAAAAGCATGAAGGAGACTGCGATTATGAATTGACGGGGACTGGATCGTTTAGGGAGTATACAAGATTAGTGTTGGAGAGAGGGTTTTTTATGGCTATGATTGGGAATAGAGTTATGTGCGTTTCTGTACCGCTATTGCTATGGATGTTTGGGCCGTTACCAGTGTTTGTGTCTTCACTAGGCCTTGTTTGGGTATTGTACCAGATTGATTTTCCGGCAGTCGCCACAATTTCCGTTTGTAAATGA
- the LOC106356519 gene encoding zinc finger protein AZF3 has translation MALEALNSPRIASPVPTLFEEHWTKGKRSKRSRSDHPHRLTEEEYLAFCLMLLARDGDRHHVEEEKTVYKCGVCDKVFLSYQALGGHKASHRNFSSGGDVKPTTPAAVKSHVCSICHKSFTTGQALGGHKRCHYDGSSNVVSNSEGVGSTSHVSGNSRRGFDLNITPINELSPDDEVKSPLPSKKLRLT, from the coding sequence ATGGCGCTTGAAGCTCTAAATTCACCGAGGATAGCTTCTCCAGTTCCGACTCTGTTCGAGGAGCACTGGACCAAAGGTAAGCGGTCCAAAAGATCCAGATCTGATCATCCTCACCGTCTCACTGAGGAAGAGTACCTCGCTTTCTGCCTCATGCTTCTTGCTCGCGACGGCGATCGCCATCACGTGGAGGAGGAAAAGACTGTTTACAAGTGCGGCGTTTGTGACAAGGTGTTTCTTTCTTACCAAGCTCTCGGTGGTCACAAGGCGAGTCACCGGAATTTTTCCAGCGGTGGAGATGTTAAGCCGACGACACCGGCCGCCGTGAAGTCACACGTTTGCTCGATATGTCATAAATCATTCACCACCGGTCAAGCTCTTGGCGGCCACAAGCGGTGCCACTATGATGGAAGTAGTAACGTTGTTTCTAATTCTGAAGGTGTGGGGTCTACTAGCCACGTCAGCGGAAATAGCCGCCGTGGATTCGACCTTAACATCACGCCCATAAATGAATTATCGCCGGACGATGAAGTGAAGAGCCCGTTGCCGTCGAAGAAGCTCCGCCTCACGTAA
- the BNAC07G16950D gene encoding uncharacterized protein BNAC07G16950D isoform X1 has translation MKVDTDSVLVPLSVFIAVGYHVFLWNTFKHNPSRTSLGIDSSKRKSWFRDIKEMQGDDKTGMLAVQSLRNKKMVTILTASVSILILLSLAAVTNNAFKGSHLFTTADDIVFGSKNPTIFVLKYASTSVLLAVSFFFSSLAVSYLMDANFLINAIAKKHEGDCDYELTGTGSFREYTRLVLERGFFMAMIGNRVMCVSVPLLLWMFGPLPVFVSSLGLVWVLYQIDFPAVATISVCK, from the exons ATGAAAGTGGACACAGACAGTGTTTTAGTGCCCTTGAGTGTGTTCATAGCAGTAGGATATCATGTCTTCCTCTGGAACACCTTCAAGCACAATCCTTCCCGTACTTCTCTTGGCATCGATTCCTCCAAACGCAAATCTTGGTTCCGTGACATCAAAGAG ATGCAGGGTGACGATAAAACAGGGATGTTGGCAGTGCAAAGCTTGAGGAACAAAAAAATGGTTACAATTCTCACTGCTTCAGTCTCCATTCTTATTTTGCTTTCTCTAGCTGCCGTTACTAACAACGCGTTCAAAGGGAGCCACCTCTTCACAACTGCGGACGACATTGTTTTTGGCTCCAAAAACCCTACAATCTTCGTCCTGAAGTATGCATCTACCTCTGTGCTTCTTGCAGTGAGCTTTTTCTTCAGCTCACTTGCCGTGAGTTACTTGATGGATGCCAATTTTCTCATAAACGCGATTGCTAAAAAGCATGAAGGAGACTGCGATTATGAATTGACGGGGACTGGATCGTTTAGGGAGTATACAAGATTAGTGTTGGAGAGAGGGTTTTTTATGGCTATGATTGGGAATAGAGTTATGTGCGTTTCTGTACCGCTATTGCTATGGATGTTTGGGCCGTTACCAGTGTTTGTGTCTTCACTAGGCCTTGTTTGGGTATTGTACCAGATTGATTTTCCGGCAGTCGCCACAATTTCCGTTTGTAAATGA
- the LOC125590545 gene encoding uncharacterized protein LOC125590545, producing MENPLDLWTALQRRYDHQKTVLLPKARHEWKNLRFMDYKSVDEYNSVLFKIVSMMRLCGEEVTEKELLDKTFSTFHSTNVLLQQHEMRPTRASALSEANEAEKKDPKECNHVHDNKKSHDKGRSRFKGRGRDSYDRQGNHNNRGRGSSRGRGNYGSGRGGISKPSYSTKSACHRCGMENHWAKNCRTPKHLCELYQESLKNKNSEAHMVHDTGYDVDDDSDLERDDLLDFETSDCLKD from the exons ATGGAGAATCCACTAGACCTTTGGACCGCTTTACAGcgtagatatgatcaccagaaaacggtgctATTACCAAAGGCTAGACATGAGTGGAAGAATCTCAGATTCATGGACTATAAATCTGTGGATGAATACAATTCAGTATTGTTTAAGATAGTCTCAATGATGAGATTATGTGGTGAGGAAGTAACCGAGAAAGAGTTGCTTGATAAAACATTCTCCACGTTCCATTCGACGAACGTGTTGCTGCAACAGca tgagatgagacccaCTAGAGCATCAGCATTATCAGAAGCCAATGAGGctgaaaagaaagatcccaaagaaTGCAACCACGTCCATGATAATAAAAAGTCACACGACAAAGGCCGTAGTAGATTCAAGGGACGTGGTCGTGACAGCTATGACCGgcaaggaaaccacaataaccgtggtcgtggttccagccGTGGCCGAGGCAATTATGGCAGTGGTcgaggtggcatatccaaaccgtcttactcgaccaaatcagCTTGTCACAGATGCGGGATGGAAAACCATTGGGCAAAGAATTGTAGAACCCCTAAACATCTATGTGAGCTCTATCAAGAGAGCCTTAAGAACAAGAACTCGGAAGCCCATATGGTTCATGATACCGGGtatgatgttgatgatgattCCGACCTTGAAAGGGACGACCTCTTGgattttgagacttctgattgtctcaaagaCTAA